From one Lactiplantibacillus paraplantarum genomic stretch:
- a CDS encoding GIY-YIG nuclease family protein: protein MAKIDKTVTVDAATKKYYFYVLLCADQTLYGGFTDNLQRRLATHNAGKGAKYTRVKSRRPLQLIYHETFNDKSSALKAEYAFKHQSRAAKLNYLSAHDVKI from the coding sequence ATGGCGAAGATTGATAAGACTGTTACGGTCGATGCCGCAACGAAAAAATATTATTTTTATGTATTGTTATGTGCTGACCAGACGTTGTACGGTGGTTTTACGGATAACTTACAACGCCGGTTAGCAACACATAACGCTGGCAAAGGTGCTAAGTACACACGTGTAAAATCACGGCGCCCCTTGCAATTAATTTATCATGAAACTTTCAATGACAAATCAAGTGCGTTGAAGGCCGAATACGCCTTTAAACACCAATCGAGAGCTGCCAAGCTAAATTACTTGTCAGCTCACGATGTAAAAATTTAG
- a CDS encoding tRNA1(Val) (adenine(37)-N6)-methyltransferase — protein MADVTLHADERIDQLYSKDIQIIQSSQVFAFSLDAVLLGDFAQVAKGINSQIVDLCAGNGAVGLFASAKTRGHITAVEIQPRLADMAQRSVTLNHLTHQMTVLNEDLLAITQQLPKDSVDTVLCNPPYFKDQPQSVKNPNPHLAIARHELSANLDQILAVSSDLLKMNGKAYFVHRPERLDDLFIAMARNRLAPKRIRFVHPKAGREANMVLIEMIKDGKANGVRIMPPLVVYQDNGEYGEEVHTLLYGED, from the coding sequence ATGGCCGACGTCACGTTACACGCTGATGAGCGTATTGATCAATTATATAGTAAAGATATTCAAATTATTCAGAGTTCTCAAGTGTTTGCATTTTCACTGGATGCCGTTTTACTGGGGGACTTTGCGCAAGTTGCGAAGGGGATTAACAGTCAGATTGTGGATCTCTGTGCTGGTAACGGCGCCGTGGGATTGTTTGCCAGCGCCAAGACTCGCGGTCACATTACAGCCGTGGAAATTCAACCACGGTTGGCGGACATGGCGCAACGAAGTGTTACCTTGAACCATTTAACACACCAGATGACGGTTCTAAACGAAGACTTACTGGCAATCACGCAACAATTACCGAAAGATTCGGTGGACACGGTCCTGTGTAATCCACCATATTTTAAAGATCAGCCCCAAAGTGTTAAAAATCCCAATCCACATCTGGCAATTGCGCGTCATGAATTATCGGCCAATCTAGATCAAATTTTGGCTGTGAGTAGTGATTTACTAAAAATGAATGGTAAGGCTTATTTCGTTCACCGTCCCGAGCGGCTGGATGATCTATTCATCGCAATGGCTAGGAATCGGTTGGCACCCAAACGCATTCGATTTGTACATCCTAAGGCTGGGCGAGAAGCCAATATGGTGTTGATTGAAATGATCAAAGACGGCAAGGCCAACGGCGTTCGGATTATGCCGCCGCTTGTGGTATATCAAGATAATGGTGAGTATGGAGAAGAGGTGCACACGCTACTTTATGGCGAAGATTGA
- a CDS encoding lysophospholipid acyltransferase family protein, with translation MFYSFMRGLVRLIITIINGRPRYQGRANLPEGAYILVGPHRTWFDPLYYALAGSPMKFSFMAKEELFKNPVLRYILVHANAFPVNRQHPGPSAIKTPVKFLRSGKLSLIMYPSGTRHSQELKGGAIVIAKMAGVPLVPTVYQGPLTFKQLFSRQRVTVRFGEPIYIDRKLKLDDAGQKQIETKMLSAFDQLDHQIDPTFKYIDPATTNSKRQ, from the coding sequence ATGTTTTATTCTTTTATGCGCGGACTAGTCCGACTGATCATCACCATAATTAACGGTCGGCCCCGCTATCAAGGACGTGCCAACCTTCCTGAGGGCGCCTACATCTTAGTTGGCCCACACCGAACATGGTTTGATCCTCTATACTATGCCTTAGCCGGTAGTCCAATGAAGTTTAGTTTTATGGCTAAGGAAGAATTATTTAAAAACCCTGTTTTGCGGTACATTCTCGTCCATGCCAATGCTTTTCCTGTCAACCGCCAACATCCTGGACCCTCCGCGATCAAGACCCCTGTCAAATTCTTGCGAAGCGGAAAACTCTCACTAATTATGTACCCTTCAGGAACGCGACACTCACAAGAACTCAAGGGTGGCGCGATAGTTATTGCCAAAATGGCTGGTGTGCCCCTCGTCCCAACTGTTTACCAAGGGCCATTGACCTTCAAACAGCTCTTCAGTCGACAACGCGTCACTGTCCGTTTCGGGGAACCCATCTACATTGATCGCAAACTTAAACTAGATGATGCCGGTCAGAAGCAAATTGAAACTAAAATGCTCAGTGCTTTTGACCAGCTGGATCACCAAATTGATCCAACGTTCAAATACATTGATCCCGCAACAACTAATTCTAAGCGCCAATAA
- a CDS encoding YneF family protein, protein MTVSTGIWILIVVIGVLVGLTGGFFGARHYMQNYLKQNPPISEEMLRSMMMQMGQRPSEKKLHQMLNSMKAASKNDSK, encoded by the coding sequence ATGACTGTGTCTACTGGAATTTGGATTTTAATCGTCGTTATCGGCGTATTAGTTGGGTTAACTGGTGGCTTCTTTGGTGCCCGGCATTATATGCAAAACTATTTGAAGCAAAATCCACCTATTAGTGAAGAAATGCTTCGGAGCATGATGATGCAAATGGGTCAACGCCCATCCGAAAAGAAATTGCACCAGATGTTAAATTCAATGAAAGCTGCTTCTAAAAACGATAGTAAGTAG
- a CDS encoding DUF896 domain-containing protein has protein sequence MKGAATLISKELLARINELAHKAKAEGLTELEEAERQELRQKYLQEFRAGFRQQVEMLQVYDKDGKEVTPEKVRQVQRDRGLRDD, from the coding sequence ATGAAAGGGGCTGCTACTTTGATTTCAAAAGAATTGCTTGCTCGGATCAATGAGTTAGCTCATAAGGCGAAAGCCGAGGGCCTCACCGAGTTGGAAGAAGCGGAACGGCAAGAGTTACGGCAAAAATACTTGCAGGAATTTCGGGCCGGGTTCCGGCAACAAGTTGAGATGCTGCAAGTTTATGATAAAGATGGTAAAGAGGTTACGCCCGAAAAGGTTCGCCAGGTACAACGTGATCGCGGCCTGCGGGATGATTAA
- the lexA gene encoding transcriptional repressor LexA, translating into MSKTSESKQMAVLRFIYERVNEKGYPPTVREIGEAVDLSSTSTVHGHISRLEKKGYIQKDPTKPRAIEVTPAGFEALGVETTPHQIPVLGTVTAGQPILAVQEATDYFPIPKELESFGGDLFMLTIRGESMINIGIMNGDQVIVRRQSSADNGDIIIAMTDENEATCKRFFKEADHYRLQPENDTMAPIILNNVSVLGKVVGLYRDMLFQ; encoded by the coding sequence ATGAGTAAAACATCGGAAAGCAAACAAATGGCCGTTCTTCGTTTTATTTATGAACGCGTCAATGAAAAAGGATATCCGCCAACTGTTCGTGAAATTGGGGAAGCCGTTGACTTATCTTCGACTTCGACCGTTCACGGCCATATTTCACGACTTGAAAAGAAGGGTTACATTCAAAAAGACCCTACCAAGCCCCGCGCCATTGAAGTAACGCCCGCTGGCTTCGAAGCCTTGGGAGTCGAAACCACCCCGCATCAAATTCCAGTCCTCGGAACCGTGACCGCTGGACAACCCATCTTAGCGGTTCAGGAAGCCACAGACTACTTCCCGATCCCTAAGGAATTAGAATCATTCGGTGGTGATTTATTCATGCTAACGATTCGAGGCGAAAGTATGATCAATATCGGCATCATGAATGGTGATCAAGTTATTGTCCGTCGTCAAAGCTCAGCTGACAACGGCGACATCATCATTGCGATGACCGATGAAAATGAAGCGACGTGCAAACGTTTCTTCAAAGAAGCCGATCATTACCGCCTCCAACCCGAGAATGATACGATGGCGCCAATTATTTTGAACAACGTCTCCGTCCTAGGTAAAGTTGTTGGTTTATACCGCGACATGCTTTTTCAATAA
- a CDS encoding DNA alkylation repair protein, with translation MTNLLTTPPLFLPSHLENQAPMAKYMRDQFQFLGVKSPERRELLRPIRQASYQLTTHQLQHWLAFYYQQPYREYQYVAIDLALANLRRLTPAQYQWCQQQLTVTPWWDSVDAWRKVLATYILKHGCLEQEGPVYLRATDKWVRRVGITLQLGWQQQTNVQYLRTAILSNQCDEDFFIQKAIGWALRDYSKTNPAWGREFLATTTLSRLAQREGQKYL, from the coding sequence ATGACTAATTTGTTGACGACACCACCACTTTTTTTACCCAGTCATCTTGAAAATCAGGCACCGATGGCTAAGTACATGCGTGACCAGTTTCAGTTTCTGGGGGTTAAAAGTCCGGAGCGCAGGGAACTGTTACGACCGATTCGTCAGGCGAGCTACCAACTAACGACACATCAGTTACAGCACTGGCTAGCTTTTTATTATCAACAACCCTATCGCGAGTATCAGTACGTGGCAATTGACCTTGCGCTGGCCAATCTGCGCCGACTAACACCGGCTCAGTATCAATGGTGTCAGCAGCAACTTACAGTGACGCCGTGGTGGGATAGTGTTGATGCGTGGCGTAAAGTACTCGCAACGTACATTCTGAAGCACGGTTGCTTAGAGCAAGAAGGACCAGTGTACTTGCGCGCTACTGACAAATGGGTCCGGCGTGTGGGGATTACGTTACAGTTAGGTTGGCAGCAACAAACCAATGTTCAGTATTTACGGACGGCCATTTTAAGCAATCAATGCGATGAAGATTTCTTTATTCAAAAGGCGATTGGTTGGGCGTTGCGCGATTACAGTAAGACTAATCCGGCATGGGGCCGTGAATTTCTGGCAACGACAACTTTGTCACGGCTTGCACAACGTGAAGGGCAAAAGTATTTATAA
- a CDS encoding hydroxymethylglutaryl-CoA synthase, whose product MKVGIDKLHFATSHLYVDMAELAVARQAEPDKYLIGIGQSKMAVIPPSQDAVTLAANAAAPMLTAEDIAAIDLVVVGTESGIDNSKASAIYVAKLLGLNRRVRTIEMKEACYAATAGIQLAQDHIRIHPDKKALVIGSDVARYGLNTPGEPTQGGGAVAMLISADPQVLALGTTTSLLSADVMDFWRPLYHTEALVDGKYSSNIYIDYFQDVFKDYLKTTHTRPEAMTALVFHLPYTKMGLKALRSALPLVDDDQQKRWLAHFEHARQLNRQVGNLYTGSLYLSLLSQLLTDPQLQPGDQLGLFSYGSGAEGEFYTGELQPDYQLGLDAGLPQRLARRRRVSVAEYETLFNQQLQWQAEDQVVSVADDPHRFVLTGQKAEQRQYLDREA is encoded by the coding sequence TTGAAAGTTGGAATCGATAAGTTGCACTTTGCAACGTCGCATTTATACGTTGATATGGCTGAGTTGGCGGTAGCACGTCAGGCTGAGCCCGATAAATATTTGATTGGTATCGGTCAGTCCAAGATGGCAGTGATCCCACCTAGTCAGGATGCAGTCACGCTCGCGGCGAATGCCGCAGCACCAATGCTAACGGCTGAAGATATTGCCGCCATTGATTTAGTAGTTGTAGGGACTGAATCGGGTATTGATAATTCGAAAGCGAGTGCCATATACGTGGCTAAATTGTTGGGATTGAATCGACGCGTTCGTACGATTGAAATGAAGGAAGCGTGTTATGCTGCGACTGCTGGTATTCAGCTGGCCCAGGATCATATTCGGATTCATCCAGATAAGAAGGCCCTAGTTATTGGTAGTGATGTGGCTCGTTATGGGCTGAACACACCGGGAGAACCGACTCAGGGTGGCGGGGCGGTCGCCATGCTAATTAGCGCTGATCCGCAGGTGTTGGCACTGGGGACCACGACTAGTTTACTTAGTGCCGATGTAATGGATTTCTGGCGCCCGTTGTACCATACAGAAGCCCTAGTTGACGGTAAATATTCATCTAATATTTATATTGACTATTTCCAAGATGTTTTTAAAGATTACTTGAAAACAACGCACACACGTCCAGAAGCGATGACGGCGTTAGTTTTTCATTTGCCATATACAAAAATGGGTCTTAAGGCACTTCGGAGCGCTTTGCCACTAGTCGATGATGACCAGCAAAAACGCTGGCTGGCTCATTTTGAGCATGCGCGTCAGTTGAACCGGCAAGTGGGCAACTTGTATACTGGGTCACTCTATTTAAGCTTGTTATCGCAATTATTAACAGATCCGCAGTTACAGCCGGGCGACCAATTAGGACTATTCAGTTATGGCTCTGGTGCGGAGGGGGAGTTTTATACTGGTGAACTCCAGCCTGATTATCAATTGGGCTTGGACGCTGGCTTACCGCAACGTTTAGCCCGTCGTCGACGAGTCAGTGTCGCGGAATATGAGACATTATTTAATCAACAACTGCAATGGCAAGCTGAAGATCAGGTTGTGTCAGTTGCGGATGATCCACACCGCTTTGTGCTAACCGGACAAAAAGCTGAGCAACGTCAATACCTGGATCGCGAGGCTTAA
- a CDS encoding glycosyltransferase family 2 protein, whose product MKTMSLVVPCYNEEPTIEIFYHTVEKVLADNPEAFNDITTEYVFVNDGSSDDTLNVLRTLNAAHPDTVHYVSFSRNFGKEAGLLAGLEHTIGDYVAVMDVDLQDPPTLLPKMLAMLQSGEYDCIGTMRENRAGEPFIRSFLSRSFYSIVNKISKVQIIPNARDYRLMTRQMVDAILELPEYNRFSKGIFNWVGFRTTYLKFENQPRSAGETHWSIWQLFNYSMDAIVDFSDVPLKIATFTGGLLSLASIISIFVVIIRKLLFNNSVSGWASTVTILLLIGGIQLFCLGIIGNYIGKIYIESKHRPHYIVQEKK is encoded by the coding sequence ATGAAAACCATGAGTCTAGTTGTTCCGTGTTATAACGAGGAACCTACGATTGAAATATTTTATCATACCGTTGAAAAAGTTCTAGCGGATAATCCGGAGGCGTTCAACGATATCACAACTGAATATGTCTTTGTCAATGACGGCTCTTCCGACGACACGCTGAACGTGCTACGTACATTAAACGCTGCTCATCCTGATACTGTGCATTACGTTTCATTTTCTCGGAATTTCGGGAAAGAAGCTGGCTTATTGGCAGGTCTGGAACATACAATTGGGGATTATGTGGCCGTCATGGACGTTGACCTACAAGATCCGCCGACTTTGTTGCCTAAAATGTTGGCTATGCTTCAAAGTGGCGAGTACGACTGTATTGGTACAATGCGGGAAAATCGTGCTGGTGAGCCCTTTATTCGTTCGTTTTTATCGCGTTCGTTTTACTCAATTGTTAATAAAATTTCAAAAGTACAAATTATTCCTAATGCCCGCGATTATCGCTTAATGACGCGCCAAATGGTTGATGCCATCTTAGAATTACCCGAATATAATCGTTTTTCTAAGGGGATCTTTAACTGGGTCGGTTTTCGGACAACTTATTTAAAATTTGAAAACCAACCCCGGTCTGCCGGCGAAACTCATTGGTCAATCTGGCAGCTCTTCAACTACTCAATGGACGCCATCGTTGACTTCTCTGATGTTCCCCTGAAAATTGCTACGTTTACGGGCGGCCTACTTTCCTTAGCTTCCATTATCAGTATTTTTGTCGTAATTATTCGCAAATTACTATTTAATAATAGTGTCAGTGGTTGGGCCTCAACCGTCACGATTTTGCTCTTAATTGGGGGCATTCAACTGTTCTGCCTGGGCATTATTGGTAATTACATTGGTAAGATTTACATTGAATCAAAGCACCGGCCTCACTACATTGTGCAAGAGAAAAAATAA
- a CDS encoding LCP family protein produces the protein MKCGGTEFMRRRQLPKWQRKRLIVLVTSCITFMLVVFTIQGIRLFDMLHSFHESRVIKPHHNLTQQPVSTFLLMGLDNSGKRKLSTTRTDGMMVVIVNHKTKTMTLCSLLRDTFVKIHSQQYHGYQRIESAYTYGGDAAAVATVEHYLNLPIDYYLTVNWDGFIRAIDDVGPVEVNVDRDFIGQNYWGKPEKFKAGLQPMSGARALAYARERHIDNDQHRGFRQQAVFYAMVKRLNQEGLSSKGAKVVGDLKDQMRTNLTDYDMLTLFKSRKTFKQYRVKRLTFEWRTFDIAGRSMVEVYPDSRKQVSRQLQAAAGLRPDLPSQTFTTNGHYRYASDESVESKTDEAKADTHYGQSHVYVGHAGNTAIGKLPAAVPLKNGFRVSDRTETMYTIH, from the coding sequence ATGAAATGCGGGGGGACTGAGTTTATGAGAAGGCGGCAACTGCCTAAATGGCAAAGAAAACGACTAATTGTACTAGTAACGAGTTGTATAACCTTTATGTTAGTGGTTTTTACAATTCAAGGTATTCGATTATTTGACATGTTGCACTCGTTCCATGAGTCACGAGTTATCAAGCCGCATCATAATTTGACCCAGCAACCAGTCAGTACTTTTTTATTGATGGGGTTAGATAATAGTGGCAAGCGCAAATTGTCGACAACGCGCACGGATGGAATGATGGTAGTCATTGTAAACCATAAGACTAAAACAATGACCTTATGTAGTTTATTACGGGATACTTTTGTTAAGATCCATTCGCAGCAATATCATGGTTATCAGCGTATTGAATCGGCGTATACCTATGGTGGTGATGCAGCGGCGGTGGCGACCGTTGAACATTATTTGAATTTGCCAATTGATTATTATCTAACTGTTAATTGGGATGGTTTTATTAGGGCCATTGATGATGTTGGCCCCGTTGAAGTTAATGTTGATCGTGACTTTATCGGACAAAATTACTGGGGCAAACCAGAAAAATTTAAAGCAGGTTTGCAACCGATGTCTGGTGCACGTGCATTGGCCTATGCACGCGAAAGACATATCGACAACGATCAACACCGTGGTTTTCGGCAGCAAGCCGTCTTTTACGCAATGGTCAAGCGCTTGAATCAGGAAGGGCTTTCGTCTAAAGGGGCCAAAGTTGTCGGTGATTTGAAAGATCAAATGAGGACTAATTTGACGGATTACGATATGTTAACACTGTTTAAAAGTCGTAAAACTTTTAAGCAATATCGAGTAAAACGATTGACATTTGAGTGGCGAACGTTTGATATTGCTGGTCGTAGTATGGTAGAGGTTTACCCAGACAGTCGCAAACAGGTGAGTCGGCAATTACAAGCCGCCGCTGGGCTACGGCCGGACTTGCCTTCGCAGACCTTCACAACTAACGGGCATTATCGGTATGCCAGTGATGAGAGCGTTGAAAGTAAAACGGATGAAGCTAAGGCTGATACGCATTATGGCCAATCGCATGTGTACGTGGGGCATGCTGGTAACACTGCTATTGGTAAATTACCAGCAGCGGTGCCGTTGAAAAATGGTTTTCGAGTTTCAGATAGAACTGAAACAATGTATACGATACATTAG
- a CDS encoding ABC transporter ATP-binding protein, with the protein MKKAVLLDVDHVSKSFILSKQRQSELILEAVSLQVQTHQFISIIGSSGVGKSTLLRMIAGIIQPSYGAITFDGNLVTAPDRRMSMVFQNFALFPWLTVRQNIMFGLESQLNSDCQYVDAQIDNLINLIGLKGLENAYPYELSGGMKQRVGFARALAVEPELLLLDEPFSALDVLTGQRLGQDLITLWERRKFKMQAIVLITHNISEAVRLSDVIYVLGGQPAQIMNTYQIKTPRNQRTEQQIWAKTMAITDQFKRDMNEMRGD; encoded by the coding sequence TTGAAAAAAGCAGTTTTATTAGATGTTGATCACGTTTCAAAGTCATTTATACTTTCAAAACAGCGGCAGTCTGAACTGATTTTAGAAGCGGTTAGTTTGCAAGTTCAAACGCACCAGTTTATTAGTATTATTGGTTCGTCGGGTGTCGGGAAATCAACACTATTACGAATGATTGCGGGGATTATTCAGCCCAGCTATGGCGCCATTACTTTTGATGGTAATTTAGTCACGGCTCCTGATCGCCGGATGAGTATGGTATTTCAGAATTTTGCGCTATTTCCATGGTTGACAGTACGTCAAAATATCATGTTTGGCCTAGAAAGTCAGCTTAATTCTGACTGTCAATATGTTGACGCTCAAATTGACAATTTAATTAATTTGATTGGTTTAAAAGGGTTGGAAAATGCATACCCCTATGAACTATCTGGAGGAATGAAACAACGCGTTGGTTTTGCGCGTGCACTTGCTGTTGAGCCAGAACTGCTCCTTTTGGATGAACCGTTTTCAGCACTGGATGTTTTAACAGGGCAGCGGTTAGGGCAAGATTTGATCACATTATGGGAACGCAGGAAATTTAAAATGCAAGCGATTGTTTTGATAACGCATAATATTTCTGAAGCAGTTCGCCTTTCAGACGTCATTTATGTACTAGGAGGGCAACCTGCACAAATTATGAACACTTATCAGATTAAGACGCCTAGAAATCAACGTACTGAGCAACAAATTTGGGCAAAAACAATGGCAATTACTGATCAATTTAAGCGCGATATGAATGAAATGCGGGGGGACTGA
- a CDS encoding ABC transporter permease subunit: MTSLKRGIKVRSVVGTMMWLGLSIGILLMIGWCIAKMNLPLSRLPTQGYLDTTGGKGYLTMSHLVAAALRTTTRLFIGMGYSILFSLIFGVLAARYRSARYVILPIVNLLESVPLLGFLTFTTAWFMGLFPNNVLGVEAVAIFGVFTAQAWNIMLALYQSLRVTPEDLMTVAKQFGCNSWQRFWRLEFLYATPSILWNIVISQSAAWFALVACEQATIMVPKNETVVLPGIGSYIQIALDTANFGAVINAVIALVICVLLVNVFIFQPLIKGTAHYKYGTSTDSQLPQQSQVYDLMVMAKVPLLVKRFHRHIRYWWLYGAPKQWQKLGFSRIIRILKKYTVYWRIAWWLVIAVGLYRLGVLLIKYLDWINLSVLFKWTFLTTSRVLIAVLLSALIFIPLAVWVASDARRLKLIQPVGQVLGSIPADIYVPIVALMITLTGTTQHWWVIPLIMTGTQWYFFFNIIAGYLAIPSDIKDVVNVFHLSGWRWWTHFLIPSLFPALITAIINAAGAAWNADIAAELISWGTHQYAVTGLGAYIAKNINNKPAEATGVLIICVIVGLCVVLIWQPLYRFAERRFHY; the protein is encoded by the coding sequence ATGACAAGTTTAAAAAGAGGGATTAAAGTACGTTCTGTGGTGGGAACGATGATGTGGCTTGGACTAAGTATTGGAATTTTGCTTATGATTGGCTGGTGCATTGCCAAGATGAACCTGCCGCTCAGTCGATTACCCACTCAAGGTTATTTAGATACTACGGGAGGGAAAGGCTACTTAACAATGTCACATTTAGTAGCGGCTGCGTTACGAACAACAACGAGACTATTCATTGGAATGGGCTACTCAATATTGTTTTCTTTGATTTTTGGCGTATTAGCAGCGCGCTATCGAAGTGCACGCTATGTTATTTTGCCGATTGTTAATTTATTGGAGTCGGTGCCGTTATTGGGGTTTTTAACGTTTACAACTGCATGGTTCATGGGATTGTTTCCCAATAATGTGCTAGGTGTTGAGGCCGTTGCTATTTTCGGCGTTTTTACTGCACAGGCCTGGAATATTATGTTGGCTCTCTATCAGTCACTTCGGGTTACGCCCGAAGACTTGATGACAGTGGCTAAGCAATTTGGCTGTAATAGCTGGCAACGATTTTGGCGCTTAGAATTCCTTTATGCGACACCGAGCATTCTATGGAATATTGTCATTTCTCAATCGGCTGCTTGGTTTGCCCTAGTCGCTTGTGAACAAGCGACGATCATGGTTCCTAAAAATGAAACAGTGGTGCTACCAGGAATTGGATCATACATCCAGATTGCGCTTGATACAGCTAATTTTGGTGCTGTTATTAATGCAGTGATTGCGCTAGTTATCTGTGTGTTATTGGTCAATGTGTTTATTTTTCAACCACTGATTAAAGGAACGGCACATTATAAATATGGTACGAGTACCGATAGCCAACTACCACAGCAATCGCAAGTCTATGATTTGATGGTTATGGCTAAAGTGCCGCTGTTAGTTAAGCGATTCCATCGTCATATCCGGTATTGGTGGTTATATGGTGCTCCAAAGCAATGGCAAAAACTGGGCTTTTCACGGATTATACGAATATTAAAAAAATATACAGTATATTGGCGCATTGCATGGTGGCTAGTAATAGCTGTTGGTCTATATCGCTTGGGTGTATTACTAATAAAATATCTTGATTGGATTAATTTAAGTGTTTTGTTTAAATGGACCTTCCTAACAACTAGTCGTGTTTTGATAGCTGTTTTACTTTCGGCGCTTATTTTTATTCCACTTGCCGTATGGGTTGCCAGTGATGCACGGCGATTAAAACTGATTCAACCGGTTGGACAGGTTTTAGGATCAATTCCCGCGGATATTTATGTTCCAATTGTTGCATTAATGATTACGCTGACGGGGACAACACAGCATTGGTGGGTCATTCCATTGATAATGACTGGAACTCAATGGTACTTTTTTTTCAACATTATTGCGGGATATCTGGCAATTCCCAGTGATATCAAAGATGTTGTTAATGTTTTTCACCTGTCAGGGTGGCGTTGGTGGACACATTTTTTAATTCCATCACTGTTTCCCGCCCTCATTACCGCAATTATTAATGCTGCTGGGGCAGCTTGGAATGCTGATATTGCGGCTGAATTGATTAGCTGGGGTACCCATCAGTATGCAGTTACTGGACTTGGTGCTTACATTGCCAAAAATATCAATAATAAACCTGCAGAAGCAACTGGCGTACTGATTATTTGTGTCATTGTTGGGTTATGCGTTGTGTTGATTTGGCAACCATTATATCGATTTGCTGAACGTCGCTTTCATTATTAA
- a CDS encoding FtsW/RodA/SpoVE family cell cycle protein yields the protein MNNRELGRWQQHKHIGDYGWGIILCIIILCCIGMWAIYYACLHDLKVIDPVRTTMMQCLWYLVGALIATTMLHLSENQLMQWAPIGYSIGMLLLILLLVFYSREYYVQTGAKSWFAIGTLTFQPVEVMKPLYILMMGRLIVQDQQWGPHNNFNADWRLTRRLVIYTFPIIVALKIINDFGTTLVFLTIFIGMLIVSPCRFSFLWRVLLVAGSIGVILIWLATSSTGQSLLSHIGFKLYQFDRINTWLNPSNGVSDQSYQLWQSMRAVGVGGLTGNGVTHNAVYVPVRESDRIFSVVGETTGFIGCSVLLIVYMYLFYLIFRSAFASRRRFYVYVSTGVAVMLAFHMFENIGMTIGLLPLTGIPLPFVSQGGSAIIGDFMGVGLVLATQYPNVRSIFSVPRIFH from the coding sequence ATGAATAATAGAGAACTTGGTCGGTGGCAACAGCATAAACATATTGGCGACTATGGTTGGGGGATTATATTATGTATCATCATACTCTGTTGTATTGGTATGTGGGCTATTTACTATGCTTGTCTGCATGATTTAAAAGTGATTGATCCTGTCCGGACGACAATGATGCAATGTCTCTGGTACCTTGTAGGTGCATTGATAGCGACAACGATGCTTCACCTAAGTGAAAACCAATTGATGCAGTGGGCCCCGATTGGCTATTCAATTGGCATGCTGTTATTGATACTTTTATTGGTCTTCTATAGTCGAGAATATTATGTTCAAACAGGGGCTAAAAGTTGGTTTGCAATTGGTACACTGACTTTTCAACCAGTTGAAGTTATGAAACCGCTCTATATTTTAATGATGGGCCGGTTAATCGTTCAAGATCAACAATGGGGACCCCACAATAATTTTAATGCGGATTGGCGGTTGACACGTCGCCTAGTTATTTACACTTTTCCAATTATTGTTGCGTTGAAAATCATCAATGATTTTGGAACGACGTTAGTTTTTCTGACAATTTTCATTGGTATGCTGATTGTTTCACCATGCCGATTTAGTTTTTTATGGCGTGTGTTATTGGTGGCTGGATCCATTGGGGTTATTTTAATTTGGTTAGCGACATCGAGTACGGGCCAATCTCTGTTATCTCATATCGGATTTAAATTGTACCAGTTTGATCGCATCAATACGTGGCTTAACCCAAGCAATGGCGTCTCGGATCAAAGCTATCAATTGTGGCAAAGTATGCGAGCGGTTGGTGTGGGTGGATTAACTGGGAATGGTGTAACTCATAACGCTGTTTATGTGCCAGTTAGGGAATCAGATAGGATTTTTTCGGTTGTTGGTGAGACAACTGGATTCATTGGCTGTAGTGTCTTGCTTATCGTTTACATGTACTTGTTTTATCTGATTTTTCGCTCAGCATTCGCTAGTCGACGCCGATTTTATGTCTACGTTTCCACTGGAGTAGCCGTAATGCTAGCTTTCCATATGTTTGAAAACATTGGCATGACGATTGGGCTGTTACCTTTAACGGGAATTCCGTTACCTTTTGTTAGTCAGGGAGGTTCGGCCATAATTGGCGATTTTATGGGGGTTGGCTTGGTTCTTGCGACACAGTATCCTAACGTGCGCTCCATTTTTTCGGTACCGAGAATTTTTCACTAA